From the genome of Chlorocebus sabaeus isolate Y175 chromosome 21, mChlSab1.0.hap1, whole genome shotgun sequence:
GGAGCTGGTCAGGCAGCCCCCGAAGGAATCCTGGCTCACCAACTTAAGAGGTAGTGGGTAgggcttcttttcttcctcccccagTCCTCCCCAAGGTCCCTCCCCCACACACAAGGTCTTATATTTCAGGATGACTCACTCTGATGCCTCCTCCCCCAGCTCGTGGGCCACGTAGATAATGTCAGGGTACCCCATGCAGCTGGAGATGTTATTTCGGGGATAGTAGAAGAGGAAGATGAGGCACATCTCATTCACGGTGCTGGGGCCTCCCTGGAGGAAatagacaaagacagagagacagagatacaaaGGCATGCAGAGAGAGGaggacaaaacaaacagaaaatagttGAAGTGGTTATCTTACCAGTGATGCCATTCTCCTTTTCCCTTAAGGTAGAGCCAGCTCACTCCCCTATTTGCTGCTCTGTTTTCATTGGTGGACAATTATTGATATTATTTCCAAAAAACCATTCCATATATCTGCCCTGTCCTCAGCTTCACTGCCACTATCCTGGTTTGGGCTAGATCATCTGCCTCTCCACTAGTGTCAGTTACTCATCTGTTCTAATTGCAAGCTGACCTCTGTAGAGCTGCCAGACAAGTTGTTTATAATTGAGCTTGCATCCTGCCATTTGCCTATTCCGAAACCTCCAGTGGCTTCCAGTAGTCCATTAAACAATAGTCAGTCATCACTAAACCAATTATTTGATTCTATCTAATAAATTCCaacctattcattcattctatttaCTTACCTGGCAAACATTTACAGAGTTAGCCCTCCTGTCCTGGAGATATAGGTAGGTCGGGATCACCCCTGCTTCCAGGACTGTTTCCAAGTttatcatcctcatcctcattccATTCCTTCAGATATCTTTTCCCAATTTTTAACTTCCAGCCAAACTTCTTCATGTGCACCCCATGCTTTCCTTATATATGGctttctcagttttctccttCTCTGGAATTCCCCTTCTCTATGTGCCTAAAACAGGACTCATTCACCTACGTCACATGTTCAGTTCACTGTGGTAGGATCTCGTGATTCTTTCCTGTGAATTTCCCCAGTGGATTATTCCCATTCTTCTTTCATGGTATATATCACTTACTACCTTATATTATAATCATTTGTAGGGCAGTATTTTTTTCCTCAGTAGCCTGCAACACCTTTTGAACCCCACAAGCACTGAACCACTCCTGATGCACAAAACAGGGGATTTTCTTGTGATCATAGAAACAATAGCCAACTTTAACTGATCATCTACTACAACTCAGGCAATGATCTAGGTGTTTTGCGTGTGTCAACCAACTCTCACAACAATCTTTATGAGGTAGAAAGTAGTATTAATCTTATGCAAATTGGGAAACTGAGATACAAAGAAGTCAAATAACTTGTCTAAAAATGTACTAAATGATTGCGCTGacattcaaacccaggcagtgaGGCCCCAGCATCTCTGCTGTTAGTTGCTATAGCATACTATATTTCCATGATCTTGGTGAGTTATTGGCAGAGAATGTGAGAAATCCCTGTTCCTATCTTACATGCATGGGGTGTGAGAACATGAAAAGCCCTGTGTGGATATGTGATGCCAttggaggaaggaaggggctTCAGTGAAATCACAGGGGTCACTGGATAGCGAAAGCTATGAGTGGGCTTTCCACTGGGGTTATGGTCCATGGTGACCATGGTGGGGAGAGAGGTCACTTACAAATGTCATGAAGTCACGCTCCAGTGTCTGGTAGTGACATTCTACCAGCAATTCATCTCCCTGTTCAGAGTGAAACATGAAGGCTGAGAGTAAGACACAGAGGGACTGGCACAGCTTGAGAACTTTCTTGGCTGGCAGTAATGACATATGATGCTGCTGCCCCCAACTCTTCTGGCCTCCCTCAGACTCTCACCGGCTTGATCTCCACTCGAGAGGGCAAATCTCGAGTCTCCTGCAGATTAAAGTCATAGGAATCGTCTTTACAGATTGTTCGAAGTTGTGTTCCATTCCTAGAGGAAGGCGAGAATTCAGTGAAAAAGAGATGAAATAGAGAGGGATCTGCCAATAAAGATGTAGCACGTGGGTGGGGTCATTCTGTGAGTAGATTatccacaaaaataaacaaaaaacttcttCCACTATCTTATTCCAGTTATTTCTACTCTAAAGATAGTTCTAGCTCTTCCTTATTCTCAACCGGGCATAACCATATGATACAGAATAAATCACTATTCTTGAAACTCATTGTCAACTACAGAAGGGAAAGCTTCGAGGTCTTTCCTCACCTGTATTGCACAGCTTGCAGAGCCCGTCCAGCCAAGTGGGTGTGCAGCAGGTAGCCATACACCTGTATGTCAGGCACGGGGCCTCCATTCATCTGTAACAGGGAAGAGGTGCACCTGATTTGTTAAGGACGCTGTTCTTGACCTGCTGCTTGATTTTCCTCCCTTGATATTTGACACCTTCCTCTGATGACTGACATTTGCCAATGTAATTCTTATTAAACCTTTCtggcctttcttccttccccactccccttgTTCTCAAAGCCCCtactccttcccttccttgcAAAAGTCATGTTAGTGAATTTCCTGAGCACCAGGCTGTAATTATTCTCCAAGTCTGGGGCTCAGGCTGTGTGGGCTTGTGGATCAGACCAGATCTGGGATGGGGGGCGAGGAGAGCGTGTTTCCTCCTCAGGAAGGGTGCGCCTCCCAGCTCCACCTCCTCAAACTTCTCCGTCCTACATAGCCCATAGGACAGGAAGGACTCAGCGCCCGGGGGGATGAAGTGGATGGGAAACGTGAAGAAGCCCAGCTGGAGGACGCCCATGTCATATTTGCGCAGCTGAGAAGTGTAGTACACGCGAATCCCCGAGGAATCATACACACCTGGTGCAGAGAGGAAAAGTCAATCACAGGAGGCAGGAGAGCGGGTCACAATGCAGACAGAAAGAGGCCCAGGAAAGCTGGAGTGGGGCTGTGACCACACAGAGTCAGCACGCATCCCACAGTGCGCTCTCAATACCGAAAGAACCAGCCAGCCCCACCAGCCTCCCTTCCTTAAATCCTCTGGGTGCTCACCAGGCAGGTTGTTAAAATTGCTGTAATGAATCTCCAGTCGGATCCACTGAGGGTCCAAGGGAGTCCCAATAGAGACACCCACATCATCTGGAAACTGGTAGCTCTGTTGGAAGAAGGGACATTTGGCAGCAAGAAGGACTGGGAACCAGGTGTAGGGACTCGGGGCTCCTGCCCTTGTTTTCTAATTGTCATCCCAGACTTCCCCTATCCCCTGGTCTTCCACCAGCCCAGTGATCTCATTACCCAACCACATGCACCTGCTTAGCCATGTGTTTCCCCCATCACAGGACTCACAGTGCCCCCGACAGCCCAGCCCACGATGACCTGTGAGCAGAGGGAGAAGGCAGGGTCGGCCCCATAGCAGTCGCTGATGCCTGTGGGGAGAACGCTAGCATTGCCACAGGCATACACCAGGATGTGATGCACCATTGTCTCATTGTGGTAGACCAACTTAGGCTCAAACTGGGTGGAAAAAGGAGAGCAGAGCATGATCAAGACCACCTACATCAAATCCATattatcttccttcctttttgtcaAATAAAACTATACccatttccctcttctctctgtttgtctctctccctttttctctggTTTTGTTCCCCAAGCTATCATTTTCCCACCCACTCAGTTTGACTCTTCTCTCAACTCCCTCCTCCTTTAAGCCTCTTCTGGAGAGCAGACATATGAAATCTAGCCAGGGACATTCCAAGACTTCTGCCTTCCCTTAGTAACCTCCTCAGTTCACTGTATCTGAACATGTAGCCATGCCTTCTCAAATTATCTgcctaaagaaaaaaagtctccaCATTTGTCAGTTACGATTGTGAGATCATACCTTTATTTATTTGATCAAAATTGAAATCACTCAAATATGAAATTGAGTTACCTAGTTTGAGTTCATTCTAGCCAGACTTCACTAACCTCCTGACAGCCCCTGGCCACATCCTCTCCCTGCCTTTACCTCCTCTTGGGCTAAGAAAGCACAATTCTGGGGCCAGGTTGAGGCTCATACTTTGTTCTTTGCAAACAATTATTAATTCGTAACCTTCATCAACATGTCTGTTGCATTGTGGGGCTTAAATAAAACAGCGCTGGGAGTTACAGTTCTGGGCTCAGGAAATGATGTAGCCACAGCCTCCACCAAGCCCCGCCTGTCCCCCTGTTCTTGCAACTACTTCCCTCTTGCTTCCTCCAAGAAATTTTCCAGACTTCATCATCCGGGGTTGACCACACCCCCTGCTCCGCTTCAGCACCCTTCCCTGCCTTGACAATGCCCCACATCTGGTCCACCATACCTTGTAAATGTGATGTTTCTCGCTAACaatggggagaggaagaaaggtgCAGGCGTATGTGGTGTCATCCTCTGGAATGAGGAACTGTGGAAGGGTGCACAGAAGCTGAGCCAGATGACAGTGAGGCTCCAAAGAAATAGGGTAAGGGCCAGGCCGGGGAAGGAGTTTCATGTTAGGGTCAGACTGGCAGTCCTTAGGGGACAGAGAAGAGTCAGAGTAATCTCCACCCAAGGGATGTACTGAATACTAAGGGCTAGAGGCGGGATCTGGGTTGAgtggggaaaggagaagggagctggaggctgctggGTGGGACCAAGGCATCTTACATCAGTGATCTCCAAGTCATGGATGATGGTGTCCTTGGGGACATCCAGATCGTCAGGGTGGACAACTTGTAGCAGAAAGATGGACTTGACAAAAGTACGCTCCTGATCCAGCTTCAGAGTGTCATCCAGACCGTAGGCGGCCAGCACCCTCACAGTGTCACTCTGCGGGATGCCGTGAACATTGAGGTGCTGTCACCTCCGAGCAGCACTCTTCATATCCCTGTACCCGAGGACCTACACAAGGTACTTGCTCATATCTACGTGGTGGAATGGAAGAAGCTTCACACTAGGAGTGAGAACTGGTCAGGCTCTATTTCTGCCTCTGAGGCTCACTTGCtggtgatcttgagcaagtcacaTTCCCTCTCGCATGCCCTCTCTAAGCCTGtgtccacatctgtaaaatgaaaggacTGAATTAAACTCTTAAATCCTAACACTCTAAAGGTCAACGAAACTGGTTAGAATTCTTCAAGAGGAGAGCCCTGGGCTGGGTGGGCAGGAGGTGAATCAGTGGGAGGCCACCCTGCGGAAGGCTTGTGGATTTCAGCAGGTGGCACAATTGGAATATGACCTGAGAAGGCTGAGAGGAATAGAAGTCCTGGGAATGATGACTAGCTGCCTGACTGGGGGCAACTATCTCTCCAGAAGGAAAACCTGCTTGTGATTAAACGCTTTTCTCTCCTCGCTATTTTACCGTAATATCCAGGTCATGCGGGTCGCAGGAGCGGAAGGGCCTGGAAAAGCGCATGGTGGTGTAGACAGCATCTTCTGTCAGCCCCAGCAGCTCAGCATCCTGGCTCCCATCCTCCTTCAGAGTGTCTCCGTTTACCAAGTGCTGATCCTTGGGTCCAGTGAAGGTCAAGAAGTAAGAACTAGGAACTTCAAGTTTCATGCTTTGGAGCAGTAGCTGTCCCTTCAGCTCCCCTAGGATACTAGAGTAGCAGAACCCAGGTGTTCTTTATTGTGTAGTTTTCTCCTTGGGCAGAGCATGGGCTGAAGAACATGGCAGAGCACCCTTTTATGGATAATGGAGTTTCACCACCCGACCTTGCTTTACTTCTCCCATTTCAAATCTCATCTCCATAAAGTCTGATATTCCTGCATCCCTAATACTTGAAGACTCACATATTATCTGAAGTATGCATGACATTCATTTTCTCTCATGTGGCTCTTCATGTAACTCTTTCTCAAACAGTTTTGAATTTTCCCCAGTGACCTGCATTTAGTGGGCTATCAGCAAGTAAGGGGTGCAAAAGTATCTCACAATTTAATGGTTTCATTCTCTCAGCAGTCTTAGAGACATGTGGTATAGAAGACCTAGATTTCAAACTCTACAGTGGATTATTTCTGGAGGGAGACAACCAGCATTCATTCTGGGAGTGTGTTTAGATATCCTTGGGGAATGTGGATTGTTTCTGGACAGGAAACCAACCTCAACCCAACAAAGACCCTCATCCTTGGAAGCAAGTCACCCCCAGACTTACCGAGAAATAGACATTGCCATTGGGCAAGACTCCTCCGACAACCAGATCACTTCCCACGTTGGTGTAGCGATTTGTGACACCTAAGCCCACCCAGCCAGCTGTCCGGACCTGGAGCTCAAAACTGATGATTTCAGCCTCAAGGTCAAAGTCCCAACGCAGGAAAATGACATTGGAAGGATCTAAGAACCTGGAATAGCGCAGGCGAGAGGTGGGGCCAGGGCGGTTGCTTTGTAAGGGGGCTGCCAGGGCCAAAAGCGGAAAAAGCCTGAAGAGAAGGTCATGGGCCATGGCTCCTGGGACCTGGAGCAACTCCCCTGCAGAGGAACATTGGAGAGCTTTGGAGTTTTATGTCCTACCTGGGCCAGGCACCATGCCACGGGGGAGGGCCAGGCTGGGGCACTTCTGATCTGATTATCCTTCAGGTTCAGAGCGGTGCCCCTTACATAACTCTGGAAGTGAGAGGTGCCCGGAGAGGATACAGGGCAAGTTGCTTTCACTCTGAAGCAGGGGCCTGGCAGAAAATTCTCATGATGGAGTCATTTAGACTTTCCACCCTGACCCCATGCCAGCGTCCTGCCAGTGGGGACCCTGTAGAATCAAGAAAGTTTAGTTTCTTTTActccccctcccttcctgcccctcTCTTCCATCTTCTATCCTGGGATGTCTTTACAGGACATTCTGCCTCTGGAATATGCCCCTACCCCACTTTTTACGGGTATTTTCCATTTTGTCTATGTATAGAACTGCAGTACTAGCAGGGATATGGGACCGCTTGTAAACCTAGTCTTTTAGTTTCCCAGTGCAGTGCAGGAAGGAGGGAAGTTGCTGGCAGGGACTGCGGGGAAGGCTGTGATTTCCATCTGCTGGAGGAGGCTTTGCTACTAATCCCTAGAAGGACACTGAGAGGAGGGATAATCAGCTTCTCAGATGGTTGAGTCTGGGGCAGCTTTGGATTTCTGCACACTCCTGGGGAGGAGCAGGAAGCGGGGGGAGGTgaggggaagaagagggagaagatgaGAAATAAACATGAGTTTGCCTTTGGGATGCTTTGTGCTTTCTCTTCCGGCCATCAATTAACTTTCAGAGAAATTAGTTTAATGGCTCTATGGCAGGCTGAACTTGCCCGATTGAGCACATTAGTATTATGCAAACAATGTAAGCAACACAGAAGGAAGGTTAGAATATTACAACACCAGAATAGAAAAGAACTTTAGAGCCACTTAGTTTTCCAAACATTCCAATCCAGTTAATTTCTAGATGATGTGAAACGGGAGCTCCAAAGGATAACAAGAGTGGTGCTTGTTGCCCCTTGAGTCAATGGCGGGTCATGGTCCCTGACCATAATTTCCTTAGGCCACAGACACCCCACAGGTACCAGATCCCTGCCATGCGTTTCCACATGGCTTGTCCTGGAGGAGGAATTTAGTGACATTTGTTGGCTGCTTCTTAGGGAAGAAATCAAAGCCTGACTCTAACTCCACAGTATTTTTCCCCTGGAGACTGACACAGCTGACCTAGAGCTAGAATTCACCTCATCTGACTCCCGGTTGCTAGCTCTCCATTTGACAATGGAGAAGACACGGGCCCTGAGGGCCTCTCCCATACAGACTGGACCTCACATCTCCACAGAAGAATTCAGCTCAGGTGTGGGTGTACGGATGCCAGTGCGGTCTGCTTACAGCTTCTCATTGCAGGCACAGTCTTCCTTTCAGCTACTGAGCTCCTCAAAGCTGGTAAGGACTCAGCTAAAGTTGTTTGCTGCTGCTGTGAGCACTTGAATAGTAACTGGGGTGGGGTTAGGGAGAAAACAAATGCCCCAAGGGGGCAGTCACAGCCCCTAACTCTACGACTGACAGAGAAGGTAGGGAGCTAGGCAGCCACCTGGAAGCAAGAGGCATATCTTGGCCTAGGACCAGAGCTGAGCCAAGAGGAGAGGAGACGTCGGGGCCTGGGAGGCACTGACCTTGAGGAGCATTAACACCAGAGAGATAACAGGTGCACGGAGACACTCTGATCCCAATCTCACTTGAGGATTAAGGGAGGGGGCAGCAGGGAGACAGGAGAGCCAGTCCTGTAAATTGAGACGGGCCCAGGATCACTTATCCTGCAATCTGTCCTGCTGGCCAGAGCACCCTCCTCAGCAAAGAGGCAAGGTACTCACCAAAGAGCTGGAGCAGCGACTGCAGACTCAGGGGGTCTCTTCTCCTGGACCCTTATCTGGCTTCCACCCCAGGAAGCCAGGCCATTGCTACACCTACGTGGGGCTCTCTAGGGAGATGGGGCTGGGGTTGACCCTGCTTCCCTTCTGCATTTATCAAGTGCCTGTGACAGGAAAGACACCGCAGGAGGGACACTGACCTGAGGGCAGTGCAGTCCCAGTTCTTGAAATAGTGAAGTTCAGCTTCTAAACTCCTCTGTGCCTCCTTCTTGCTCTCTGTAAAATGCTGAGTTTGGAGAGATGGTGGATACAGGGCCTTTTAAGTCGAATTTCCCAGATGATTGGTTtccaagctttctgaaaaatgagGCCTCTTGTTAATGTTGAAAAATAggtggatctcattcttttttatggctgaacttaaagaatgtaattggattgtttgtaactcaaaggataaatgctatttatttatttatttatttattgagacaaggtctcagcttgtcacctaggctggattgcagtggcgtaatcatggttcactgcagcctggacctctcaggctcaggcgaccctcctgcctcagcctcctgagtagctgggattgtaggtgtacaccactatgcccagctaatttttgtattttttgtagagacagcacatcaccatgttgcccaaactggtctcaaactcctgggctcaagcgatccgcctgcctccgccttccaaactgctggaattacaggcatgagccaccgtacctggcctaggCTAAATGCTTGATGTGCTTAttttacattgcatgcctgtatcaaaatatctcatgtaccccacacctactatgtacccataaattttaaaaaaaataattttaaaaattgaaaaaattatgagaattcaagctttttaaaaaaaattatacttcaagttctagggtacataatCTCGGTTGAGTACTAAGTGAATGGTAATTAAAGACTGAAGTGACTACCAGTTGtcatattttaattgaatttaaaatttaccaTTGCAATCATAGAAGTCAACTCTTACTGAAAGCTTGGTCTGTGCCAAACtctattctaaaatgtattgaCCCTCCATTTatagtttttgttattatttccatcCTATGGATGAAGCTGCAgaagcccaaggtcacactgctgggTAGTGGCAGCATTATGAGTTGTTGGGAAAATATAACTAAATCTATTATTGAGTTTCAGTAAAATAACTGAATGTTATATACTTATATGAATTAatcaaatataattaaatatatttcataagtaattaaatattattagaaataattcagggagaaaaaaatccCCCATCCCGGAAAACCTCTCTACAAAGGTAGATGAtaacaaaaatagttttaaaatctttttttttttttttttgagatggagtctcgctttgtcacccaggctggagtacaatggtgtgatctcaactcactgcagtgtttgcctcccaagttcaagcgattctcctgtctcagcctccggagtagctgggattacaggtgcccgccaccacgcatgtttaatttttatacttttagtaaaggcagggttttaccatattgatcacgctggtctcaaatttctgaccttaagtgatccacccacgtcgcctcccaaagtgctgggattgattacaagcgtgagccactgtgctcgaccaaaaatctttttttttttttttttttaacttattttaagttcaggggtacatgtatgtgcaggcttgttataaAGGTAAACTTGTTTCATGGGGGGtagttgtacagattattttgtcacccaggtattaaactaGTTATTATTGGATAAACATTAAGCCAGAATGTGATGCAAGTTAATGCCAACCTGCAAAGAGATtgtgaaaatagaaagaaatctcCTCTGCTGTACAGCTCAGCAGATACAACCTACTACATACATGTTCTCAAGATAAACAGCATCTACTCCTCAAGTTAAGAGGACTTGAcaggctcaggcaggtggatcacctgaggtcaggagttcgagaccagcctggccaacatggtgaaaccctctctctactaaaaatacaacaaaattagctgggcatggtggcatgtgcttgtaatcccagctaccggggagactgaggcaggacaatcacttgaaccagggagacataggttgcagtgagctgagatggtgccactgcacttcaacctgggtgtcagagcaagtctccatctcaaaataagtaaataaataataaataaataaatgtaagacctcaaactacaaaaattctagaagaaaccaGGAAATGCCCTTTTTGAAattggccttggcaaataatGTTTTGCTAAGTCCCCCAAAGCAATTAcgacaaaaattaaaattgacaagtgagacttaattaaactaaagaggttctgcacagtgaaagagactatcaacagaatagacaacctacagattggaagaaaacattcacaagctatacatccaacaaaaatcaaatatccaGATTTGATAAGGAATTTAAATAAGTTAAGAAGCAATAaatcaaataatcccattaaaaaaataggcaaaggagatgaacagacagttctcgaAAGAAAACATACGAGCAgctgaaaaacatgaaaaatgctcatcatcactaatcatcagagaaaggcaaatcaaaaccacaacacaatagcatctcacacaagtcagaatgaacattattaaaaagtcaaaaaag
Proteins encoded in this window:
- the LOC103227050 gene encoding LOW QUALITY PROTEIN: putative DBH-like monooxygenase protein 2 (The sequence of the model RefSeq protein was modified relative to this genomic sequence to represent the inferred CDS: inserted 1 base in 1 codon), which codes for MAHDLLFRLFPLLALAAPLQSNRPGPTSRLRYSRFLDPSNVIFLRWDFDLEAEIISFELQVRTAGWVGLGVTNRYTNVGSDLVVGGVLPNGNVYFSDQHLVNGDTLKEDGSQDAELLGLTEDAVYTTMRFSRPFRSCDPHDLDITSDTVRVLAAYGLDDTLKLDQERTFVKSIFLLQVVHPDDLDVPKDTIIHDLEITDFLIPEDDTTYACTFLPLPIVSEKHHIYKFEPKLVYHNETMVHHILVYACGNASVLPTGISDCYGADPAFSLCSQVIVGWAVGGTSYQFPDDVGVSIGTPLDPQWIRLEIHYSNFNNLPGVYDSSGIRVYYTSQLRKYDMGVLQLGFFTFPIHFIPPGAESFLSYGLCRTEKFEEMNGGPVPDIQVYGYLLHTHLAGRALQAVQYRNGTQLRTICKDDSYDFNLQETRDLPSRVEIKPGDELLVECHYQTLERDFMTFGGPSTVNEMCLIFLFYYPRNNISSCMGYPDIIYVAHELGEEASDSMEGIMAMNNVEWTPESIKKAEKACKEAQQTVIIKTIDEVVENTTGWIPDIIPTPRGPCLESLGGKVEAQDKTPAGFRXLSSSSRATLRHLPLAAVLLVQRTLSWLLAMPQTGV